One Pelotomaculum isophthalicicum JI genomic region harbors:
- the pstA gene encoding phosphate ABC transporter permease PstA, which translates to MNSRIADRIATLVFWAGALLVIVILGAMIVYILYHGGKYISWDFLIKPPQVVRAGGGIGPQIFNSFYLLFLSMVVTVPVGMLGGIYLAEYARNNKLTEAIRLSIETLNSLPSIVVGLFGLLAFVNMTGWGYSLISGALALTVINLPLMVRITEESIHGVPDSLREASLALGANHWQTICRVVLPSAFPGLVSGAIITSGRVFGEAAALLFTAGMSSPALDFTQWNIFNPASPLNPFRPAETLAVHIWKVNTEGLIPDLRRVADGSAAVLILVVLGFNLAARWLGRKIYRQMTAT; encoded by the coding sequence GTGAATTCCCGTATTGCCGACAGAATCGCAACTCTCGTATTCTGGGCCGGCGCGCTGCTGGTGATCGTTATTCTTGGCGCGATGATTGTGTATATTCTCTACCACGGTGGCAAGTACATCAGTTGGGATTTCTTGATAAAACCGCCGCAAGTGGTTCGCGCCGGGGGCGGGATTGGGCCGCAGATCTTTAACTCTTTCTACCTGCTCTTTTTATCTATGGTTGTTACAGTTCCCGTGGGCATGCTTGGCGGGATTTATCTGGCTGAATACGCCAGGAACAACAAGTTGACGGAAGCGATCAGGCTGTCCATCGAAACGTTGAATTCGCTGCCTTCAATCGTGGTCGGTCTTTTCGGGCTGTTGGCATTCGTCAACATGACCGGTTGGGGTTACTCGCTCATTTCCGGGGCGTTAGCCCTGACTGTAATCAATCTGCCGCTGATGGTCCGGATTACTGAGGAATCTATCCACGGTGTGCCGGACAGCCTGCGCGAGGCGAGCCTGGCCCTGGGCGCCAACCACTGGCAGACAATCTGCCGGGTAGTATTGCCCAGCGCCTTCCCCGGTTTGGTCAGCGGCGCGATTATCACCTCAGGCAGAGTATTCGGCGAGGCCGCCGCGCTGTTGTTTACCGCCGGCATGTCCAGCCCGGCTCTGGACTTCACTCAGTGGAATATCTTTAATCCCGCTTCGCCCTTGAACCCCTTTCGCCCGGCGGAAACCCTGGCGGTGCATATCTGGAAGGTCAACACGGAGGGTCTCATCCCGGACTTGAGAAGAGTCGCGGACGGTTCCGCAGCGGTGCTGATCCTGGTGGTGCTTGGCTTTAATTTGGCGGCCCGCTGGCTGGGCAGAAAAATATACCGTCAAATGACGGCGACGTAG